Genomic DNA from Comamonas resistens:
CCAGCCGGTCGGCCGCCACCGCATGATAGAAGTCGTGCTGTATATCGTCATCGCGCGTCCAGACCACCTTGACGGGAGTGCCGGGCATGGACTGGGCGATCAAGGCTGCTTCCGCCGCAAAATCAGGTTTGGACTTGCGGCCGAACGCCCCCCCCAGCAGCAGCACGTTCACCGTGACCTGCTCGGGCTTCATGCCCAGAAAACCGGCCACCAGCTTTTTGCAGGTTTCGGGGTCTTGCACCGAAGTCCAGATCTCGCAGCGGCTCTTGTCCGCCGCCACCAGCGCCGTGGCTGCCGGCGGCTCCATGGACGCATGGGCCAGATGGGGCACGTAGTAGTCGGCAGCGATCAGGTTCTTGTCACCTGCCGCTTTCATCACGGCCTCGATATCGCCGTTGCTGCGCATCAGCTTGCCCGGGCTGGCTGCAGCCTTTTCCAGCAGCTTACGGTACTCACCCGAGTCATAGCTGGCATGAGCTCCTTCGTCCCAGTCCAGCTCCAGCGCCTGGCGGCCTTGCATGGCGGCCCAGGTGTTGCTGGCCACCACGGCCACGCCGCCCAGCGGCTGAAAGGCCGGAGCCCCCTTGTAGCCCGGTATTTCCAGCACCTTCTTTACGCCTGCCACCTGCAGGGCTTTTTCGCCCTTGAAGCTGCGCAGCCTGGCGCCCAGCACAGCAGGACGGGCGACGACGGCGTAAACCATGCCGGGCAGATGCTGGTCCATGCCATAGACGGCCTTGCCCTGGCCGATATGGGCCAGATCCACGGCCGGGGTCTTGCCCTTGCCGATATAGCGGAAGTCGGCCTTTGTCTTGAGCCGCAGCTGATCGCCCATGGGCACGGCCTGCTTGGCCGCATCGGCAGCCAGCTCGCCAAAGCCCAGACGCTTGCCGCTGGCGGCATGGATCACCTCATGCTGCACGGCCTTGACCTGAGCCACAGGCACGCCCCAGCGCGCTGCGGCCGCGGCTTCCAGCATCTGGCGTGCCGCCGCGCCCACACGGCGCATGGGCATGAAGAAGTGGCGCATGCTGCGCGAGCCATCCACGTTCTGGTTGCCGTAACGGGCTTCATCGGCCACGGCCTGTTCGATCTTCACGCGATCCCAGCGCGCCTCCATCTCGTCGGCCACGACCATGGGCAGGCTGGTGCGCACGCCGGTACCCATTTCCGCGCGGTGGGCCACGATGGTCACCTGCCCGTCGGGTGCAATGCTGACAAAGACCAGCGGGTTGTCCACCGTTGTGCCGGGCATGGAGTCCGCGCCGTATTTCTTGGCCTCTTTGGCGGCATCCTGGGCATAGACCAGGCCGCTGCTGCTCACGCCCAGCGTGAAGGCCAGGCCAGCACCGCCCTGCAACAGGCTGCGGCGGCGGATGGCGTTGTGTTGTTCGATGACTTGCATTTACTTCACCCCCGTTGTCAGGCGCTTGGAGGCCAGCTTCACAGCCGCATGAATGCGCGGATAGGTGCCGCAGCGACAGATATTGCCGCTCATGGCTTCGTCAATCTGCTTGTCCGAGGGCTTGGGATTGCTTTTGAGCAAGCCCACCGCCGTCATGATCTGCCCGGCCTGGCAATAGCCGCACTGGGCCACGCCCAGCTCCACCCATGCCGACTGCACAGCCTGGCCCACGCGGTCACCGCTCATGGCTTCGATCGTGGTGACGCTTTTGCCCGCCACTGCAGAAATCGGCGTGCTGCAGGAGCGTACGGGCTGACCGTCCAGATGCACGGTGCAGGCACCGCACAAAGCCATGCCGCAGCCAAACTTGGTGCCACACATGCCCAGCTCGTCACGCAACACCCAGAGCAACGGCGTCTCCTGCACCGCTTCGGCCGTCCGGGCCTGGCCGTTGATCTTCAGATTCATCGTCATGTGGGGTCTCCTTGAGTCGTGGTGGGTGCTTGAGCATACAAATTCCCCGCCAGGCATACACTCGCAAAAGCGACAAGCCGCCATCCTGGTCATGAAAAAAGCTGCTGGCGCTTATGGGTAAAGCGCCAGCAGCTCTCAAATCAACAGTTCCTGGGGGTTGCAGTCCTGTCAGCGATGGCCTCTATGACCACCGTGATGGCCATGTCCTCCATAGCCGTAGCCGCCGCGATGGCCGTGGTCATGCATCACATAGCAGCCCGACAGCAACAAGGCGATGGCCGAAGTCCCCAATAATTTCAACATCACAAGCCTTTGCACTCACAAAAAGAGTGCAGTCTAGGTACCTGATCCAGCCCCAAAATGCATCAGGTGTAAATCTTGGTGTTCCAGGCCTATCTCGCAGGACTGAATTACGCAAGCAGCTATTCAAACAATAGCAACCAGTTCATGCCACATGGGTGGTACTGCAATCGAAGCCGCTCACTTACGATAGGCCGCAATTTCCTTCGCTTTTCACTATGTCCTCTACAAGCCTGCACCCTCTGGTCCGTGTCCGCACCGTCACCGCCTTCATCAATCTGCCTGGTGACCCGCAGCAGTGGCAACAGGTTCTGAGCCAGGCCAAACGCCAGTGCGACCGCCTGGCCGATGCGCTGGAGCGGGATGCAGGCTATGCCGTGCAATCCATCCGTCTGGTCAGCAACCCTTTTGGCGAATATCTGGATACCCGCAGCATCGCCAGCGCCCAACAAGGCCTGGCGAGCATCACCGCACTGCTGTCCCAAATCAACACCGGTACGCGCCGTATCCGCTTTGCCATTGGAGAGGCGCGCAGCAGCGAAGAGATTGCACTGCTGCCCGAGCTGATTGCCAGCCATGGCGACCTGTGCAATGCCTGTGTGAATGTGGACCTGGACGCCAACGGCTATCTGGCGGACGAGCTGCTGCAAGCCAGCGTGCAGGCCGTGCAGCAGATCGCCCTGTGCACGCCGCGCGGCGAAGGCAATTTCAACTTCACCGTCAACTTCAACTGCGCCAGCGGCATTCCCTATTTCCCCGCCGGCTACCACCGCGGCGAACTCGATCAGCGACTGGTGCTGGGCCTGGAAACCCCGGATCTGCTGGTCGATGTGCTGCAGGCCCTACAACCCGAGCGCGAATCCCTGCCCCATGCCGCCTGGATGGCCCGCGCCACCCAGGCGCTGGGCGATGCGCTGAACACCCACACCCAGCGCATCAGCAACTGCGTGACCGCCACCGCCCTCGATGAAGGCTGGCAGGTTATCGGCATGGACACCTCGGCCGCTCCGTCCAAGTCCTGCGCGTCCATGGTGCAGGTCTATCAGTTGCTGGGCGTGCCGTTTTTCGGCGCTTCGGGCACGGTGGAAGCCTCTGCCCTGCTGACGCGTGTATTCAAGTCCGTGCAGCACATGCCCCAGATCGGCTTCAGCGGCCTGATGCTGGCCGTGACCGAGGACTCCGGTCTGGCCCAGGCCACGCAGGACGGCCAGTTCGACATCCGCGCCCTGTTGACCTATAGCAGCGTCTGCGGCATCGGTCTGGACACCGTGCCCGTGCCTGGCAACGCCAGCGCCAGCCAGATTGCCGCCGTCATGCGCGACACCGGCACCATGGCATTCCGCCTGAAAAAACCGCTGACCGTGCGCCTGTTCCCCGTGCCTGGCCTCAAGGCCGGCGACATCACGGCGTTTGAAAGTGCCGATCTGTGCAATTGCGCAGTGCTGGACCTGCCGTGATCAATCTCCCTGCCCAAACTGTGTGTTGAAGGCATAGATCTCGCTCATGGGCAGCGGCCTGCGGTCGCTGGTTGCCACGCTGCCCTGCGATGTCCAGAGAAACGGATAAAAGCCCAAGCCCTGGTCGGGCGGCAGCGCCAACACATCCTGCTCCCAGCCCTGCCAGCGCAGATCGGCATAAAAGTCCGT
This window encodes:
- a CDS encoding xanthine dehydrogenase family protein molybdopterin-binding subunit, encoding MQVIEQHNAIRRRSLLQGGAGLAFTLGVSSSGLVYAQDAAKEAKKYGADSMPGTTVDNPLVFVSIAPDGQVTIVAHRAEMGTGVRTSLPMVVADEMEARWDRVKIEQAVADEARYGNQNVDGSRSMRHFFMPMRRVGAAARQMLEAAAAARWGVPVAQVKAVQHEVIHAASGKRLGFGELAADAAKQAVPMGDQLRLKTKADFRYIGKGKTPAVDLAHIGQGKAVYGMDQHLPGMVYAVVARPAVLGARLRSFKGEKALQVAGVKKVLEIPGYKGAPAFQPLGGVAVVASNTWAAMQGRQALELDWDEGAHASYDSGEYRKLLEKAAASPGKLMRSNGDIEAVMKAAGDKNLIAADYYVPHLAHASMEPPAATALVAADKSRCEIWTSVQDPETCKKLVAGFLGMKPEQVTVNVLLLGGAFGRKSKPDFAAEAALIAQSMPGTPVKVVWTRDDDIQHDFYHAVAADRLEAVLDGKGMPLTWLHRSAAPTISSLFQEGAKGQSGMEMGMGAINMPYRIPNVRIETAEVEAHTRIGWFRSVYNIPHAFAAQCFIAELAHQAGKDHRQYALDLIGPARRLNPEKDLGDGWNYSESPTVYPYDTGRLRAVIEAATRGAGWGRKLPKGHGLGLAFCYSFMSYSAVVVEVAVDGKGEVKVIAVDTALDCGPQINPERIRAQMEGGVIMGLSLAMSSEITFEKGRVKQSNFHDYEVLRHAQQPGLIRTHLVGDNLEVPPGGVGEPPLPAVAPALANAVFAATGKRVRALPIRQLS
- a CDS encoding DUF711 family protein, with translation MSSTSLHPLVRVRTVTAFINLPGDPQQWQQVLSQAKRQCDRLADALERDAGYAVQSIRLVSNPFGEYLDTRSIASAQQGLASITALLSQINTGTRRIRFAIGEARSSEEIALLPELIASHGDLCNACVNVDLDANGYLADELLQASVQAVQQIALCTPRGEGNFNFTVNFNCASGIPYFPAGYHRGELDQRLVLGLETPDLLVDVLQALQPERESLPHAAWMARATQALGDALNTHTQRISNCVTATALDEGWQVIGMDTSAAPSKSCASMVQVYQLLGVPFFGASGTVEASALLTRVFKSVQHMPQIGFSGLMLAVTEDSGLAQATQDGQFDIRALLTYSSVCGIGLDTVPVPGNASASQIAAVMRDTGTMAFRLKKPLTVRLFPVPGLKAGDITAFESADLCNCAVLDLP
- a CDS encoding (2Fe-2S)-binding protein, which codes for MTMNLKINGQARTAEAVQETPLLWVLRDELGMCGTKFGCGMALCGACTVHLDGQPVRSCSTPISAVAGKSVTTIEAMSGDRVGQAVQSAWVELGVAQCGYCQAGQIMTAVGLLKSNPKPSDKQIDEAMSGNICRCGTYPRIHAAVKLASKRLTTGVK